A genomic segment from Kyrpidia tusciae DSM 2912 encodes:
- a CDS encoding acetyl-CoA carboxylase carboxyltransferase subunit alpha, translating to MAGELPFEKPLLELERKIEELKCFTETQQIDLGEEVTRLEERAKQLAEEIYGHLTPYQKVQIARHPDRPTTLDYIHGCLDAFLELHGDRLFGDDQAIVGGIGLLQGRPVTVVGHQRGRDTKENLARNFGMPHPEGFRKALRLMKEAERFHRPILCFIDTSGAYPGITSEERGIGMAIADNLIEMATLSTPLLCVVTGEGGSGGALALGMGDRVYMLEHAVYSVISVEGAAALLWKDAGQAPRAAESMRITAQDLLRLGVIDDVIEEPLGGAHKDPPMMVERVKAAIIRGLNELTDVPGDELVRRRYDRFRAMGRFEEG from the coding sequence ATGGCGGGCGAGTTGCCCTTTGAGAAGCCCCTGTTGGAGTTGGAGCGAAAGATCGAAGAGCTCAAGTGTTTCACCGAAACTCAGCAGATCGATTTGGGCGAGGAAGTCACTCGGCTTGAGGAACGGGCGAAGCAACTGGCCGAGGAGATCTACGGTCATCTGACGCCATATCAGAAGGTCCAGATCGCCCGCCACCCGGATCGACCGACAACCCTGGATTATATCCACGGTTGTCTTGATGCGTTTTTGGAACTCCATGGCGATCGCCTGTTCGGGGACGATCAGGCGATAGTGGGCGGAATCGGGTTATTGCAAGGGCGGCCGGTGACGGTGGTGGGGCACCAGCGGGGGCGGGACACCAAGGAGAATCTCGCGAGAAATTTCGGCATGCCCCATCCCGAAGGCTTTCGGAAGGCTCTGCGCCTGATGAAAGAAGCCGAGCGGTTTCATCGGCCCATCCTGTGTTTTATTGACACCAGCGGGGCTTATCCCGGGATCACCTCTGAGGAGCGGGGGATCGGGATGGCCATCGCGGATAACTTGATTGAGATGGCAACCCTTTCTACTCCGCTTTTGTGCGTGGTCACCGGGGAAGGAGGGAGCGGCGGCGCCTTGGCTCTAGGCATGGGGGACCGGGTGTACATGTTGGAACACGCCGTCTACTCGGTGATCTCTGTGGAAGGGGCGGCGGCTCTGTTGTGGAAAGATGCCGGTCAGGCGCCGAGGGCCGCCGAGTCAATGCGCATTACAGCCCAGGATTTACTGCGGCTCGGCGTGATCGACGACGTGATTGAAGAGCCCTTGGGGGGAGCGCACAAAGATCCTCCTATGATGGTGGAACGGGTCAAGGCCGCCATCATCCGGGGCTTGAACGAGTTGACCGACGTGCCCGGGGACGAGTTGGTCCGTCGGCGATATGACCGGTTCCGGGCGATGGGGAGATTCGAGGAAGGATGA
- the accD gene encoding acetyl-CoA carboxylase, carboxyltransferase subunit beta, whose translation MLKDWFQKKPRYATLTPPVTAPEERREAIPEGLMNKCKGCGDILLAKELEKHVKTCPRCGYHFPLSAAERIEITLDEGRFFEYDADLATVDPLGFPGYPEKIAKAREATGLREAVVTGEGTIDGMPVVFVAMDSRFMMGSMGSVVGEKITRAAERAREARRPVVLFAASGGARMQEGILSLMQMAKTSAAFARLREAGVLYISVMTHPTTGGVTASFASQGDIILAEPGALIGFAGRRIIEQTIHQKLPDDFQTAEFLLKHGMIDRIVHRKDLRAELSLILRIHGEGARHGGRVAL comes from the coding sequence GTGCTAAAGGATTGGTTTCAGAAAAAACCGCGGTACGCGACCCTCACCCCTCCGGTCACGGCTCCGGAGGAGCGCCGGGAGGCGATCCCCGAGGGGCTGATGAACAAGTGCAAGGGTTGCGGCGATATATTGTTGGCCAAGGAATTGGAAAAGCATGTCAAGACATGCCCCCGGTGCGGTTATCATTTTCCGCTCTCGGCTGCCGAGCGGATTGAGATCACCCTCGACGAGGGCCGTTTTTTTGAATACGACGCCGATCTGGCCACGGTGGATCCCCTCGGATTCCCCGGCTATCCCGAGAAGATCGCAAAAGCCCGGGAGGCCACCGGATTGCGGGAGGCGGTGGTGACGGGGGAGGGAACGATCGACGGGATGCCGGTGGTCTTCGTGGCCATGGATTCCCGGTTCATGATGGGGAGCATGGGCTCGGTGGTGGGGGAGAAGATCACCCGAGCCGCCGAACGGGCCAGGGAGGCTCGTCGGCCGGTGGTTTTGTTTGCGGCATCGGGGGGCGCCCGGATGCAAGAAGGAATTTTGTCGCTCATGCAGATGGCCAAAACTTCCGCCGCCTTTGCCCGGCTTCGGGAGGCCGGGGTCTTGTACATATCGGTGATGACCCATCCCACCACGGGCGGGGTGACGGCGAGTTTTGCCAGTCAGGGAGACATCATTCTCGCTGAACCCGGAGCGCTGATCGGTTTCGCGGGGCGGCGTATTATTGAACAGACGATTCACCAGAAACTTCCAGATGATTTTCAGACGGCGGAATTTCTTTTGAAGCATGGCATGATTGACCGCATTGTCCATCGGAAAGATTTACGTGCGGAGCTCTCGTTGATCCTTCGCATTCACGGGGAGGGGGCGCGCCATGGCGGGCGAGTTGCCCTTTGA
- a CDS encoding NAD(P)-dependent malic enzyme, with protein MALREDALKLHRDHHGKLAVVSKVALKTTRDLSLAYSPGVAEPCKEIQVRPEAVYEYTNRGNLVAVVSNGTAVLGLGDIGPLAALPVMEGKAVLFKTFAGVDAVPICLDTSDVDEVVETVKRLTPSFGGVNLEDIAAPECFAIEERLRQEVNIPIFHDDQHGTAIVTLAAVLNALRVVGKDMHQIRVVVNGAGAAGVAIVKLLRSRGVQEVVLCDRMGAIYPGRRERMNAVKEEIAKITNPSGIQGDLAEAVRGADVFIGVSTEGALTPEMVRTMAKDPIILAMANPNPEIWPEDAYAAGAAVVGTGRSDFPNQVNNVLAFPGVFRGALDVRAREINEAMKQAAADAIARLVSDDELGPRSVIPRPFDPRVAPAVAKAVAKAAIETGVAGLSRDPEEIAERTRRMAGIP; from the coding sequence ATGGCGCTGCGAGAGGACGCGCTAAAACTGCACCGGGATCATCATGGGAAGCTGGCGGTGGTTTCGAAGGTGGCGTTAAAGACGACCCGGGATCTGAGCCTGGCGTATTCTCCGGGCGTCGCGGAACCGTGCAAGGAGATCCAGGTGCGGCCCGAGGCGGTATACGAGTACACCAACCGGGGGAACCTGGTGGCGGTGGTGAGCAACGGGACAGCTGTGCTGGGCCTCGGGGACATCGGTCCGCTTGCGGCGCTGCCAGTGATGGAGGGGAAGGCGGTGCTGTTCAAGACCTTCGCCGGGGTCGACGCCGTGCCGATCTGTCTGGATACATCGGACGTGGACGAGGTCGTGGAGACGGTGAAACGGCTGACGCCGTCCTTCGGCGGGGTAAACCTGGAAGACATCGCGGCGCCGGAGTGTTTCGCCATCGAAGAGCGATTGCGGCAAGAAGTTAATATTCCGATTTTTCATGACGACCAACACGGGACCGCGATTGTGACCCTGGCGGCGGTGCTCAATGCCCTTCGAGTGGTGGGGAAGGACATGCACCAGATCCGGGTGGTGGTCAACGGCGCAGGAGCGGCCGGGGTGGCCATCGTCAAACTGTTGCGGTCCAGGGGCGTCCAAGAAGTGGTCCTGTGTGATCGCATGGGCGCCATTTATCCTGGGCGCAGGGAGCGGATGAATGCGGTCAAAGAAGAGATTGCGAAGATCACCAACCCTTCCGGGATTCAGGGAGATTTGGCTGAAGCGGTGCGGGGGGCGGATGTGTTTATCGGCGTATCCACCGAGGGGGCGCTGACTCCGGAGATGGTGCGGACGATGGCGAAGGATCCCATTATTTTGGCCATGGCGAACCCGAATCCGGAAATCTGGCCGGAGGATGCCTACGCGGCCGGGGCGGCGGTGGTGGGGACGGGGCGGTCCGATTTTCCGAACCAGGTCAACAATGTCCTGGCGTTTCCCGGCGTGTTCCGCGGTGCCCTGGATGTCCGGGCGAGGGAGATCAACGAGGCGATGAAACAAGCGGCGGCCGATGCCATCGCCCGGTTGGTGAGCGACGATGAACTCGGGCCCCGTTCGGTGATCCCCCGGCCCTTTGACCCGCGGGTGGCGCCGGCGGTGGCCAAAGCGGTGGCCAAAGCGGCCATTGAGACCGGGGTGGCGGGCCTGTCCCGGGATCCGGAAGAGATCGCCGAGCGAACCCGGCGAATGGCTGGAATTCCTTGA
- a CDS encoding phosphatidylglycerophosphatase A family protein, translating to MAPSMVELLARRGVQIQDIAEIVFMLQKPFHPKLTLEECVESVLTVLEKREVQHALYTGIALDELAEKKLLPEPLQSIMERDEPLYGVDEIMALAITNVYGSIGLTSFGYLDKEKTGILAKLNEKGPAIHTFLDDLVAGLAAAASARIAHDKAPADYWESGSVQ from the coding sequence ATGGCGCCTTCAATGGTGGAGTTGTTGGCTCGGCGGGGGGTACAGATCCAAGATATCGCCGAGATCGTGTTCATGCTTCAAAAACCATTTCACCCCAAGTTGACCTTGGAAGAGTGCGTGGAAAGTGTGCTCACGGTGTTGGAGAAGCGGGAGGTGCAGCACGCCCTCTATACGGGAATTGCTTTGGACGAATTGGCGGAGAAAAAGCTGCTGCCGGAGCCTTTGCAGTCGATTATGGAAAGAGATGAGCCCCTGTACGGCGTGGATGAGATTATGGCATTGGCCATTACCAACGTTTACGGGTCGATCGGCTTGACCAGCTTCGGGTATCTCGACAAAGAGAAAACGGGCATTCTGGCGAAATTAAACGAAAAGGGCCCGGCGATTCATACGTTTCTCGATGATCTGGTGGCCGGGTTGGCGGCGGCGGCCTCGGCGCGAATCGCCCACGATAAGGCTCCTGCGGATTATTGGGAATCCGGGTCGGTCCAATAG
- the dnaE gene encoding DNA polymerase III subunit alpha, with the protein MHLHVHSAYSLLRGVCRPEALIQRAVADGMPGVAITDWANLYAAIRFVRLAKEAGIRPILGAQIPLVEESVQRPSRGDPPAVVLLAESEKGFRGLIRLVSLAHDGPELGVSWEAVTAHAPGLFLLSGGAEGPVDAALARGDTERARDWLRRFVEVFGPNRAWLEVQDDGSERGRLSHYRLVSLGEEYGLLPVATADVHYIDPEDAPLARVVQALRQGDDGAPPPSPSPRWFASSAEMRARFAHLPQAVNAALEIAERCRVELPLGRVLLPSFDVPEGESPDGYLRRLCQEGLRQRVGDPVPPSYKDRLEHELSVIARMGFASYFLIVWDFIRYSRENGIATGPGRGSAAGSLVAYALGITGVDPVRHHLLFERFLNPERVSMPDIDIDFEDERRFEVIEYVAQKYGHDRVAQIITFGTMAARAAIRDAGRVTGLPPALVDRVAKLVPASLGITLDQALVEEPRLRALMDENEQVRTLLTVAKGLEGLPRHTSTHAAGVVIAPSALTDVVPVQRTPEGGLITQYDMASLEAVGLLKMDFLGLRTLSIIEHTRQLAGERLGHAVEIDEEYTDPKTYELLGRGDTDGCFQLESSGVKHVLRDLQPNCFEDIVAVISLYRPGPMENISRYIDAKHGRVPVHYPHPDLEPILRDTYGIVVYQEQIMQIASRMAGFTLGQADVLRRAVGKKKREVLEQQRAAFVAGCLRQGHPRDLAEELYDLIVRFADYGFNRSHAVAYAVLSWRTAYLKAHYPAEFFASLLSAAMASADKVAQYVEEAFQRGIEVLPPSVQTSGAGFTVSEDGKIRFALGAIKHVGQAAVQAVLGARRAGTFRSLGDFLSRVDHRACHRRTVEALIRAGAFDELGENRDELLGRLERESHWGGGGAQLTFFGEESPGRRASSENEQEKIRHEKELMGLTFTGARVYIRVKRGGPEMLKQLGQVLARHPGNWRVRLVRSSRDVRELGDRWRVQPGPGLTSDVEALLGEGSIVYHLT; encoded by the coding sequence GTGCATCTTCATGTTCATAGCGCGTATTCTTTGCTTCGGGGCGTGTGCCGCCCGGAAGCCTTGATCCAACGGGCCGTGGCAGACGGGATGCCCGGGGTTGCCATCACCGATTGGGCGAATTTGTACGCGGCGATTCGGTTCGTTCGATTGGCCAAGGAGGCGGGGATCCGGCCGATCCTGGGAGCCCAGATTCCCCTGGTGGAAGAAAGCGTTCAGAGGCCGTCCAGAGGGGATCCGCCGGCCGTGGTTCTTTTGGCCGAGTCGGAGAAGGGTTTTCGAGGGCTGATTCGCCTGGTGAGCCTGGCCCATGACGGACCGGAGTTGGGGGTGTCCTGGGAGGCGGTGACAGCGCACGCCCCCGGCCTGTTTTTGCTTTCCGGCGGCGCAGAAGGCCCGGTGGATGCGGCCTTGGCCCGGGGGGACACGGAGAGGGCCCGGGACTGGCTGCGGCGGTTTGTCGAAGTGTTCGGGCCAAACCGGGCGTGGCTGGAAGTGCAGGACGACGGAAGTGAAAGGGGGCGTTTGAGCCACTACCGGTTGGTTTCTCTCGGGGAAGAGTATGGACTCCTGCCGGTCGCCACGGCCGACGTGCATTACATCGACCCCGAGGACGCGCCCTTGGCCCGGGTGGTGCAAGCCCTCCGGCAAGGGGATGACGGCGCCCCGCCGCCCTCCCCTTCTCCCCGGTGGTTTGCCTCTTCCGCCGAGATGCGGGCAAGGTTCGCTCACCTCCCCCAGGCCGTGAACGCCGCTTTGGAGATTGCAGAGCGGTGCCGGGTGGAGTTGCCTCTGGGGCGGGTGTTGCTGCCTTCTTTTGACGTGCCCGAAGGGGAGAGCCCGGATGGGTACCTACGGCGGTTATGCCAGGAGGGCCTTCGACAGCGGGTGGGCGATCCCGTGCCTCCCTCGTATAAGGACCGATTGGAGCACGAGCTCAGCGTCATCGCCCGGATGGGATTTGCGAGCTATTTTCTGATCGTGTGGGATTTTATTCGGTACAGTCGGGAAAACGGCATTGCCACGGGACCCGGGCGGGGATCGGCAGCGGGAAGCCTGGTGGCGTACGCCCTGGGGATTACCGGGGTGGATCCCGTGCGCCACCACCTGTTGTTCGAGCGCTTCTTGAACCCGGAGCGGGTGAGCATGCCCGATATTGACATCGACTTTGAAGATGAGCGCCGTTTTGAAGTCATTGAGTACGTGGCCCAAAAATACGGCCACGACCGGGTTGCCCAGATTATTACTTTCGGAACCATGGCGGCCCGGGCGGCCATTCGGGACGCCGGTCGGGTGACCGGTCTCCCGCCGGCTTTGGTGGACCGGGTGGCCAAACTTGTGCCGGCTTCCCTGGGGATCACGTTGGACCAAGCTTTGGTGGAGGAACCCCGACTTCGGGCGTTGATGGATGAGAATGAGCAGGTTCGGACATTGCTCACGGTGGCCAAGGGGCTGGAAGGGTTGCCCCGTCACACGTCGACCCATGCCGCCGGGGTGGTGATTGCCCCTTCGGCTTTGACCGATGTCGTCCCGGTGCAGCGCACCCCGGAGGGAGGGTTGATTACCCAGTACGACATGGCTTCCCTTGAAGCCGTGGGGTTATTGAAAATGGATTTCCTGGGGCTGCGCACCCTGTCGATTATCGAGCACACCCGGCAGTTGGCGGGGGAGCGCCTGGGGCATGCTGTGGAAATCGACGAGGAGTACACCGATCCGAAAACCTATGAACTTCTGGGCCGGGGCGATACGGACGGGTGTTTTCAGCTCGAGTCTTCCGGGGTAAAACATGTTTTGCGGGACTTGCAGCCGAACTGTTTTGAAGACATCGTGGCGGTGATCTCCTTGTACCGCCCGGGGCCGATGGAAAATATCAGCCGATACATCGACGCCAAGCACGGTCGGGTGCCGGTCCACTATCCCCACCCGGATTTGGAACCGATTCTCCGAGATACCTACGGAATTGTGGTGTATCAGGAGCAGATCATGCAGATCGCCTCGCGGATGGCGGGATTCACGCTCGGCCAGGCCGATGTTCTCCGCCGGGCGGTGGGCAAGAAGAAAAGAGAGGTTTTAGAACAACAGCGCGCGGCCTTTGTGGCCGGATGCCTTAGGCAGGGACATCCCAGGGATTTGGCCGAGGAACTGTACGACCTCATCGTGCGCTTTGCCGATTATGGGTTCAACCGCTCCCACGCGGTTGCATACGCTGTGTTATCCTGGCGAACCGCGTATCTCAAGGCGCACTACCCCGCGGAGTTTTTCGCATCCCTGCTGTCCGCTGCCATGGCTTCGGCCGATAAGGTGGCCCAATACGTGGAAGAGGCTTTTCAGCGGGGCATCGAGGTATTGCCCCCTTCGGTGCAAACCAGCGGGGCGGGATTTACGGTGAGTGAAGATGGCAAGATCCGTTTTGCCTTGGGAGCGATTAAACATGTGGGCCAAGCTGCGGTCCAGGCGGTGCTGGGCGCCCGGAGGGCGGGGACATTTCGCTCTTTGGGGGATTTCCTGTCCCGGGTGGATCACCGGGCGTGCCATCGACGGACGGTGGAGGCCCTGATTCGAGCCGGTGCTTTCGATGAACTGGGTGAGAACCGGGATGAATTGCTCGGCCGCTTAGAGCGGGAGAGTCACTGGGGCGGGGGCGGTGCCCAGTTGACGTTTTTTGGCGAGGAGAGCCCCGGACGCCGGGCGAGTTCGGAGAATGAACAGGAAAAAATTCGGCATGAAAAAGAGTTGATGGGCTTGACGTTCACCGGAGCCCGGGTCTACATCCGAGTGAAGCGGGGTGGGCCGGAGATGCTGAAGCAACTGGGGCAGGTGTTGGCCCGGCACCCCGGGAACTGGAGGGTTCGCCTGGTTCGTTCCAGCCGGGACGTCCGGGAGCTCGGAGACAGGTGGCGGGTGCAACCCGGTCCCGGACTGACATCGGACGTGGAAGCGTTGCTGGGGGAAGGTTCCATCGTGTATCATTTGACCTAG
- a CDS encoding DRTGG domain-containing protein — translation MATKHELILQHIEDLAVGSKISVRQIAKMMDVSEGTAYRAIKEAEMRGIVSTIERVGTVRIEKQQKKNIERLTFAEVVNIVDGTVLAGRSGLHKTLTKFVIGAMEIDAMLRYIDKDCLLIVGNREEAHRASLEHGAAVLITGGFDTNEEVKELADRRELPLISSAYDTFTIATLINRAIYDRLIKKEIVLVEDLIGDTKPVSISLSARAGDYRALVNLTGHSRFPVVDPQLRVVGMLTSKDVTGEPDEAPVERLMSKNPITVTPKTSVASAAHIMVWEGIELLPVVENRRLMGVISRQDVIKALQYMQKQPQVGQTIEDIILSQFKEEKGPDRTVWLVGDITPQMSNRLGGVSTGVLMTLIAEAGSSAIRRTRHSDMVVENVSIYFLKPIQIDSTLSVKAAAIDMGRKFGKADVELYHNGELVGKALFTAQVLER, via the coding sequence ATGGCGACCAAACATGAACTCATTTTACAACATATTGAGGATTTAGCCGTGGGAAGTAAGATCTCCGTCCGGCAGATTGCCAAGATGATGGACGTCAGTGAAGGAACGGCCTATCGGGCGATCAAAGAGGCGGAGATGCGGGGGATCGTCAGCACCATCGAGCGGGTGGGCACGGTTCGGATCGAAAAGCAGCAAAAGAAGAACATTGAGCGCTTGACCTTTGCGGAAGTGGTCAATATCGTGGATGGTACGGTCCTCGCGGGCCGCAGTGGGCTGCACAAAACGCTGACGAAGTTTGTCATTGGCGCCATGGAGATCGACGCGATGCTGCGCTATATCGACAAGGATTGCCTGCTCATCGTCGGCAACCGAGAAGAGGCGCACCGGGCTTCCCTGGAGCATGGGGCGGCGGTGTTGATTACCGGGGGATTCGATACCAACGAAGAGGTGAAGGAGCTGGCGGATCGGCGGGAATTGCCGCTGATCTCTTCGGCCTATGATACCTTTACCATTGCGACGTTGATCAATCGCGCCATTTATGACCGGCTGATCAAAAAAGAGATCGTCCTGGTGGAAGATCTGATCGGGGATACCAAGCCGGTCAGCATCTCCCTGTCCGCCCGGGCCGGGGACTATCGCGCTTTGGTGAATCTGACCGGGCACAGCCGATTTCCGGTGGTGGACCCGCAGTTGCGGGTCGTGGGAATGCTCACGTCCAAGGACGTGACCGGGGAGCCAGACGAAGCGCCGGTGGAACGGCTGATGTCGAAGAATCCCATCACGGTGACACCGAAGACGTCGGTGGCCTCGGCGGCCCATATCATGGTGTGGGAAGGTATCGAGTTGTTGCCCGTCGTTGAAAATCGCCGGCTGATGGGAGTGATCAGCCGTCAAGATGTTATCAAGGCGTTGCAGTACATGCAAAAGCAGCCCCAGGTCGGCCAGACCATCGAGGATATCATCCTCAGCCAATTTAAAGAAGAAAAAGGCCCTGATCGCACCGTATGGTTGGTCGGGGATATTACCCCCCAGATGAGCAACCGGCTCGGCGGCGTGTCCACGGGAGTATTGATGACCCTCATCGCCGAAGCCGGGTCCAGTGCCATCCGCCGTACCCGGCACTCGGACATGGTGGTCGAGAACGTCTCCATTTATTTCCTCAAACCGATTCAGATTGACAGTACCTTGTCGGTGAAGGCCGCGGCGATTGACATGGGCCGGAAATTTGGCAAAGCCGACGTAGAGCTCTATCATAATGGGGAATTGGTCGGAAAGGCCTTGTTTACCGCCCAGGTGCTGGAACGGTAA
- a CDS encoding acyl-CoA thioesterase: MEVSLEIIVRSTEIDVNGHVNNAKYLEYMEWGREEWYERADLPYDRFLAMGIQTVTVNININYRRECRQGDHLTIWTKPLRRGRTSFVLKQEILNERGEVAADAEVTSVCMDVATRRSRPLPDELARYFPTYNPDESCGGLQDPAGKAE; the protein is encoded by the coding sequence GTGGAAGTTTCTCTAGAAATCATCGTCCGCTCGACGGAGATCGATGTAAATGGGCATGTCAACAATGCCAAATATCTCGAGTATATGGAGTGGGGGCGGGAGGAATGGTACGAACGGGCCGATCTTCCCTACGACCGATTTTTGGCCATGGGTATCCAAACGGTAACGGTGAACATCAACATTAACTATCGCCGGGAATGTCGTCAAGGCGACCACCTGACAATTTGGACCAAACCATTGCGACGGGGACGGACGAGCTTCGTCCTGAAGCAGGAGATCCTCAATGAACGGGGAGAAGTGGCAGCCGATGCCGAAGTCACCAGCGTGTGCATGGATGTCGCCACCCGGCGATCCCGCCCGCTTCCCGACGAACTCGCCCGATATTTTCCTACATATAATCCCGATGAATCTTGCGGGGGTCTTCAGGATCCCGCCGGGAAAGCTGAATGA
- a CDS encoding DUF3243 domain-containing protein: MHVLENFDQWKNFLGDRVDQAQSAGMSTEQIQKIAYRMGDYLAQHVDPKNKQERLLQEMWKVSSEQDQQALARIMVNLVNQS; this comes from the coding sequence GTGCACGTTCTCGAGAACTTTGATCAGTGGAAGAACTTCCTCGGCGACCGGGTTGATCAGGCGCAGTCGGCCGGGATGAGCACCGAGCAGATCCAAAAGATCGCTTATCGCATGGGAGACTACCTGGCTCAGCATGTGGATCCCAAAAACAAACAGGAGCGCCTTCTGCAGGAGATGTGGAAAGTGAGTTCCGAGCAGGACCAACAGGCGCTTGCCCGGATCATGGTCAACTTGGTCAACCAAAGCTGA
- a CDS encoding metal-dependent hydrolase: protein MKLVYHGHACFEVEAGGKRVIIDPFLSGSPVSKIKPEDVQVDAVLLTHGHGDHLGDAIAIAKRLNVPIIAPFELAAYCAKKGAQVHGMHLGGSHQFDFGKVKLTLAFHGAGIEDEDGMHEGGNPCGYLVTMGGKTFYHAGDTALFGDMKLIGDRHAIDAAALPIGDNFTMGPEDALYAVELLRPRTVIPMHYNTFPLIAQDVGAFASAVRGKGFTCQVLEVEGSLEI, encoded by the coding sequence ATGAAACTGGTCTATCACGGGCATGCGTGTTTTGAGGTGGAGGCCGGCGGAAAGCGGGTGATCATCGACCCATTCCTTTCCGGCAGCCCGGTCAGCAAGATCAAGCCTGAAGATGTACAGGTCGATGCGGTGCTGTTGACCCACGGACACGGGGATCATCTCGGGGACGCCATCGCCATCGCGAAACGGTTGAATGTCCCGATCATCGCTCCCTTTGAACTGGCGGCGTATTGCGCAAAGAAAGGCGCTCAAGTTCACGGGATGCATTTGGGCGGATCCCACCAGTTCGACTTTGGAAAAGTGAAGCTGACTCTGGCGTTTCACGGGGCTGGCATCGAAGACGAAGATGGCATGCACGAAGGCGGCAACCCTTGCGGTTATTTGGTGACGATGGGCGGAAAAACGTTTTATCACGCCGGGGATACGGCGCTGTTCGGAGATATGAAGCTGATCGGGGATCGCCACGCCATCGACGCGGCGGCCTTGCCCATTGGCGACAATTTTACAATGGGCCCCGAAGACGCACTGTACGCTGTGGAACTGCTCCGACCCCGGACGGTGATCCCCATGCATTACAATACTTTCCCCCTGATCGCCCAGGATGTGGGAGCCTTTGCCTCGGCGGTGCGAGGGAAAGGGTTTACCTGCCAGGTGCTCGAGGTGGAAGGCAGTCTCGAAATCTAA